Proteins encoded together in one Peribacillus asahii window:
- a CDS encoding allantoinase has protein sequence METYDLIIRNGLVVLPTEVKRTNIAVKDGVIVEIADHLVGEAAAEWRADGQYVFPGMVDVHVHFSEPGRAHWEGFETGSQMMAAGGCTTYFDMPLNGIPSTIHKEALLEKANIAAQKSSVDFGLWGGLIPGNIADLRELVESGVVGFKAFLSASGNEEFERVDDLTLLNGMKKIASLGKVLALHAESEAITSWLQAEKVQAGLVSAKDYASARPVLAEVEAVERALTYAELTGCPLHFVHISSAAAVEKIDQAKKRGLNVTVETCPHYLLFNDEAVVEKGPVAKCAPPLRSQSEQEKLIELFKEGKFDMISSDHSPCPYELKDPAVHSFFEAWGGISGGQFSLLSVIQLAIEHDIPFFKIAEVTAAAPAKRFGLSATKGSIQVGMDADFAIVSLKEPFMVTEDRFFAKHKQTIYNGHTFPCTVVATMNRGRVVYHRGSFSKYKGKWMKNKRKEEPAIIFK, from the coding sequence ATGGAGACATACGATTTAATTATCCGTAATGGCTTAGTTGTGTTACCGACGGAAGTTAAACGAACGAATATTGCGGTGAAAGATGGAGTGATTGTTGAGATTGCCGATCATCTTGTTGGGGAGGCTGCAGCGGAATGGCGTGCAGATGGTCAATATGTTTTTCCAGGGATGGTTGATGTTCATGTTCATTTCAGTGAGCCGGGACGTGCGCATTGGGAAGGATTTGAAACAGGATCTCAAATGATGGCAGCAGGAGGCTGTACAACGTATTTCGACATGCCGCTGAATGGGATTCCTTCAACGATCCATAAAGAAGCATTGCTTGAGAAAGCCAATATAGCTGCTCAAAAATCATCTGTTGATTTTGGATTATGGGGCGGACTTATTCCAGGAAATATTGCGGATTTAAGAGAGCTTGTGGAGTCCGGAGTAGTAGGGTTTAAAGCCTTTCTTTCAGCGTCTGGTAATGAAGAGTTTGAACGAGTGGACGATCTAACCTTATTGAACGGGATGAAGAAGATTGCTTCATTAGGAAAAGTATTGGCATTGCATGCTGAAAGCGAAGCAATCACGAGCTGGTTACAAGCAGAAAAAGTTCAGGCAGGGCTAGTCAGTGCAAAGGACTATGCTTCTGCAAGACCGGTGCTTGCGGAAGTAGAGGCTGTAGAACGTGCATTAACGTATGCAGAATTAACGGGATGTCCGCTCCATTTTGTTCACATTAGCAGTGCGGCGGCTGTTGAAAAAATTGATCAGGCGAAAAAACGAGGGCTTAATGTTACAGTAGAAACTTGTCCGCATTATTTACTATTTAATGATGAGGCAGTGGTAGAAAAAGGACCAGTTGCAAAATGTGCCCCACCGTTACGATCTCAATCTGAACAAGAAAAGCTTATCGAATTATTTAAAGAAGGCAAATTTGATATGATTTCTTCCGATCATTCACCTTGTCCGTATGAATTGAAGGATCCAGCGGTTCATAGTTTTTTTGAAGCTTGGGGAGGAATTAGCGGCGGCCAATTTTCATTGCTGTCCGTCATTCAATTGGCAATCGAGCATGATATTCCTTTTTTCAAAATAGCTGAAGTAACCGCTGCTGCTCCTGCAAAAAGATTTGGATTATCAGCTACGAAAGGGAGCATACAGGTCGGAATGGATGCTGATTTTGCCATTGTTTCCTTGAAGGAGCCGTTTATGGTGACAGAGGATCGATTCTTTGCGAAGCATAAGCAAACGATTTATAACGGTCATACATTTCCTTGTACAGTCGTCGCCACAATGAATCGTGGACGTGTTGTGTATCATAGAGGAAGCTTTAGTAAATATAAAGGAAAATGGATGAAGAACAAGCGAAAAGAAGAGCCGGCTATTATTTTTAAATAA
- a CDS encoding Ger(x)C family spore germination protein, with the protein MKRMCLAILFVFLITILSSCGRHIPLEDLTISLILGVDLDDENNLIISESSPVFNKDVKKKIETYQLKAKSIRESRKYFDALATGEVTAAKIQVLLLGKRVLEHEDWFSILDTVYRNPNFPINTRVIVVDGPVSDVIFYEPADKPQLALHLKEAIDKNNERSRTVNNTLQVLHRQMYEKGLTPSISEIKKEKDVEFVGVSLLDENGKYVDTLGIQDSSLLLVLKDEQKQELTFTIPMTSLDDEGGIFNRNELSIDVSRVTSKVKTKYNQDKFHFNYKIHMTVNIIERLFPVDRVKENELEKMIEKELVSRFEVLIKKIQENKIDPIGLGLYARAYQYEQYKKVEEHWGEALAESNINVSVDIDIKSMGAIK; encoded by the coding sequence ATGAAACGCATGTGTCTTGCCATTCTTTTCGTTTTTCTTATTACGATACTTTCAAGCTGTGGAAGACATATCCCGCTAGAGGATTTAACGATTTCCTTGATACTTGGTGTTGATCTCGATGATGAAAATAATCTAATCATTTCTGAATCAAGTCCAGTGTTTAATAAAGATGTCAAGAAAAAGATTGAAACCTATCAATTAAAGGCAAAATCAATACGGGAATCTAGGAAATATTTTGATGCTTTGGCAACAGGAGAGGTCACTGCTGCGAAAATTCAAGTATTACTGTTAGGAAAACGAGTACTAGAACATGAAGATTGGTTTTCTATCTTGGATACAGTATACCGAAATCCTAATTTTCCCATAAACACAAGAGTCATTGTAGTCGACGGTCCCGTATCTGACGTTATTTTTTATGAACCAGCAGATAAACCACAATTAGCTTTGCATTTGAAAGAAGCCATTGATAAAAACAATGAGAGATCAAGGACTGTAAATAACACTCTTCAGGTGCTTCATAGACAAATGTACGAGAAGGGATTAACTCCTTCGATTTCGGAAATAAAAAAAGAAAAAGATGTTGAATTCGTTGGAGTGTCATTGTTGGATGAGAATGGAAAGTATGTTGACACTCTCGGTATTCAAGATTCGTCACTCCTGCTTGTTTTAAAGGATGAACAGAAGCAAGAATTAACCTTTACCATTCCGATGACATCGTTGGATGATGAGGGAGGAATCTTTAATAGGAACGAGTTAAGTATAGATGTTAGTCGGGTTACATCTAAAGTAAAGACCAAATACAATCAGGATAAATTTCATTTCAACTATAAGATTCATATGACCGTGAATATTATAGAACGATTATTTCCTGTAGATAGGGTAAAAGAAAATGAACTGGAAAAAATGATTGAGAAAGAATTGGTATCTCGATTTGAGGTTCTTATTAAGAAGATTCAAGAAAATAAAATTGATCCAATCGGACTCGGACTTTATGCGAGAGCCTATCAATATGAACAATATAAAAAAGTTGAGGAGCATTGGGGTGAAGCTCTTGCGGAATCAAACATTAATGTTTCCGTAGACATAGACATAAAATCGATGGGTGCTATAAAGTGA
- a CDS encoding GerAB/ArcD/ProY family transporter, which yields MKNINNKITLRQFILLIHGVQMGVGVLTLPRELAEKAGTDGWMVIIISWFLATMASLIIIQIMKKYPNGTILDLLTHYFGKWIGRVATITFALYFALLAHVVFIREALFIQAWILPRTEVYILILLLSIPSYQIARKNIVILGRYSEFVFFMTLWTFIIYLIPLKYAQWLHLLPVLKEGWVPILTTLKTAIFSFIGFEIVFFLYPFLQKKEKASMGVVIANTLSLLAFLMITIGAFAFYSPDEITIYNEPAIEMLKVLEFKFIERLEIVFFSFYLFVMSTTVLPFMFMTVFCTSQLVGKQDHSRHLAWFLLIEFAFVVLFPPNFDRNTFLQQVIEQVGMILAFAFPLCLWGYVWVHGLLKRRTIK from the coding sequence ATGAAAAACATAAACAATAAAATTACATTGAGGCAATTTATTTTATTGATTCACGGGGTACAAATGGGAGTTGGCGTATTAACACTGCCACGTGAATTAGCTGAAAAAGCAGGAACAGATGGTTGGATGGTCATCATCATTTCTTGGTTTCTTGCGACAATGGCTAGTTTAATCATCATCCAAATTATGAAGAAATACCCGAATGGAACAATCCTTGATCTTTTAACCCATTATTTTGGAAAATGGATTGGAAGAGTAGCTACCATCACATTTGCATTGTATTTTGCTTTATTAGCCCATGTTGTTTTTATTAGAGAGGCTCTCTTTATCCAAGCATGGATTTTACCCCGTACAGAGGTATATATATTAATTTTGCTGTTATCGATTCCTAGCTATCAAATTGCTCGAAAAAACATCGTTATATTAGGCAGGTATTCTGAATTCGTTTTTTTCATGACATTGTGGACGTTTATCATTTATTTAATTCCTTTGAAATATGCCCAGTGGCTTCATCTACTTCCTGTTCTTAAGGAAGGATGGGTGCCAATTCTTACCACTTTAAAAACGGCTATTTTTTCTTTTATAGGTTTTGAAATAGTATTTTTCCTCTATCCTTTTTTACAAAAGAAGGAGAAAGCCTCTATGGGAGTTGTGATTGCTAATACACTTTCGTTGCTCGCGTTCTTGATGATAACCATAGGAGCCTTTGCCTTTTATAGTCCTGATGAAATTACCATATATAATGAACCTGCAATTGAGATGTTAAAGGTCCTTGAATTTAAATTTATAGAAAGACTGGAAATTGTGTTTTTTTCCTTTTATTTATTTGTGATGTCTACAACGGTCCTGCCATTCATGTTTATGACAGTATTTTGTACAAGTCAGTTGGTTGGAAAACAAGATCATAGTAGACATTTAGCCTGGTTTTTGCTAATTGAATTTGCATTTGTTGTGTTGTTTCCTCCTAATTTCGATAGAAATACCTTCCTTCAACAAGTAATCGAACAAGTTGGAATGATCCTTGCGTTTGCTTTTCCTTTATGTTTATGGGGATATGTCTGGGTGCACGGGCTTCTTAAAAGGAGGACAATCAAATGA
- a CDS encoding DedA family protein codes for MEDIILSMIEAFKSLSYFGVMLALCFEFVPAELVLPLAGYWVYQGDMNLYVVILFGTIGGVLGPLTLYALGRYGGRPLVKKYGKYFLIKEEQIDKADRFFGKYGASIAFFGRFVPGIRTAISLPCGIMKMSVWKFCVYTFFAMLPVTAAYVYLGYKLGPRWEQAGEIFSQYANYLLIPIFLFVVWLIVKARKNKQKGA; via the coding sequence ATGGAAGACATCATTCTTAGTATGATTGAAGCGTTTAAATCATTATCTTATTTTGGCGTTATGCTCGCTTTATGTTTTGAATTTGTGCCGGCGGAGTTGGTACTGCCTCTTGCAGGATACTGGGTGTATCAAGGCGATATGAACTTATATGTTGTTATTCTCTTTGGAACTATCGGGGGAGTACTTGGTCCTTTGACGCTTTATGCGTTAGGAAGATATGGAGGACGCCCGCTTGTTAAGAAGTATGGAAAGTATTTTTTAATTAAGGAAGAACAAATCGATAAAGCGGATCGCTTTTTTGGTAAGTATGGTGCAAGCATCGCCTTTTTTGGGCGCTTTGTTCCAGGAATTCGGACTGCGATTTCATTGCCATGCGGCATCATGAAGATGAGCGTATGGAAGTTTTGTGTGTATACTTTTTTTGCTATGCTGCCCGTAACGGCCGCTTATGTCTATTTAGGGTATAAACTTGGACCGCGCTGGGAGCAGGCTGGTGAAATTTTCTCTCAATATGCAAACTATTTATTAATTCCGATTTTCTTGTTTGTTGTTTGGCTTATTGTGAAAGCGAGAAAAAATAAACAAAAAGGTGCCTGA
- a CDS encoding YjcZ family sporulation protein → MGGHVDGGCGGHCGGHSSGFALLVVLFILLIIIGASWGFGGCF, encoded by the coding sequence ATGGGTGGTCATGTTGATGGAGGCTGTGGTGGACACTGTGGTGGACACAGCTCTGGCTTTGCATTGCTAGTTGTTTTGTTTATTTTGTTAATTATTATTGGTGCTAGTTGGGGATTTGGCGGCTGCTTCTAA
- a CDS encoding response regulator transcription factor has translation MKKILVVEDEIAISMVLKAYLQRAGFEVIQVYDGLKAMSVFTDVQPDLVLLDVMLPGKEGWDILNEIREESACPVIMLTALTDVDYRLSGFQSGADDYIAKPFVADEVVARVQAVLRRSPRFVTDESEEHIRKFGRLRVDFQAYTVELDNQEVNLTPRDLSLFLFFAKHPNQIFTREQLIEHVWGMDYGGSDRAVDLAIKRLRKALEEWPESEGEIKTLRGLGYQLSVYQS, from the coding sequence ATGAAAAAGATATTAGTGGTGGAAGATGAAATCGCCATTTCTATGGTGTTAAAAGCATATTTACAGCGTGCGGGGTTTGAAGTAATTCAAGTATATGATGGGCTTAAAGCAATGTCTGTATTTACGGATGTTCAGCCGGATCTTGTGTTATTAGATGTCATGCTGCCGGGAAAAGAAGGGTGGGACATCCTTAATGAAATTCGTGAGGAAAGTGCATGTCCAGTAATTATGTTAACAGCCTTAACGGATGTAGATTATCGATTATCTGGCTTTCAATCGGGGGCGGATGATTATATTGCTAAACCGTTTGTAGCGGATGAAGTTGTTGCAAGGGTACAAGCGGTATTGCGTCGGTCGCCCCGTTTTGTTACGGATGAAAGTGAAGAGCATATTCGTAAGTTTGGAAGATTACGTGTAGACTTTCAGGCCTATACTGTAGAGCTAGACAATCAAGAAGTTAATTTAACTCCACGCGATTTGTCGTTGTTCCTTTTCTTTGCGAAGCATCCTAATCAAATTTTTACAAGGGAGCAGTTGATTGAACATGTTTGGGGAATGGATTACGGCGGAAGTGATCGAGCGGTTGACTTGGCGATTAAACGTTTAAGGAAGGCGCTGGAAGAATGGCCTGAGTCAGAAGGGGAAATTAAAACGTTGCGTGGATTGGGGTATCAGTTAAGTGTCTATCAAAGTTAA
- a CDS encoding HAMP domain-containing sensor histidine kinase has translation MSIKVKKRTTLLRYWTTRYIITLMTGVLILSFFSLWWMEKTALEYRLSLLKYLADETSDRAIKDNGQIVVGPMLAEIIEEREKILHLDQQPIIYIVDVDGTIIYTMPQLYIKPEDRQLPSIIMDSKDSIQRVEIKDDSQLYVIKSPINFDYETRGWVVIAQEEGALKEVNQDHGWLAMMMGAVLVLGCSVIYVLSRKISRPIQNVANAAVQVRKGNYDTNLKEEEPREEEIYELVESFKAMTSRLKQSDKMRAEMLAGVTHDLKTPVTSISGLIQAVKDDVVTGEERKEFLDISLKETQRLQRMIEDLLDYNAMSSGSFKMQVEKENMNQFIQEISHRWKVTQEEQQTELVVHLPDEVLFGRIDSLRMQQIMINLLNNAKQAIEGKGSISLLVYEADEALIGIDIQDDGRGIPKHEQDFIFEPFYRGENKKLKIRGLGLGLPFSKMLAKAQNGDLVLKESSERGTTFTLYIEKDSQA, from the coding sequence GTGTCTATCAAAGTTAAAAAAAGGACGACATTATTACGGTATTGGACTACTAGATATATTATTACTTTGATGACAGGCGTGCTTATTTTATCATTTTTTTCTTTATGGTGGATGGAAAAAACAGCACTGGAATATCGTTTAAGTCTGCTTAAGTATTTAGCAGATGAAACATCCGATCGTGCGATTAAGGATAACGGACAAATTGTTGTTGGACCAATGTTGGCTGAAATTATTGAAGAACGAGAAAAAATCCTTCATTTAGATCAACAGCCTATTATTTATATTGTGGATGTGGACGGTACTATTATTTATACGATGCCGCAATTATACATTAAGCCTGAGGACAGGCAGCTTCCGTCTATCATTATGGATAGTAAGGATAGTATCCAAAGAGTTGAAATAAAGGATGATAGTCAATTATATGTCATTAAGTCTCCAATTAATTTTGACTATGAGACAAGAGGATGGGTCGTAATCGCTCAAGAAGAAGGGGCGTTGAAGGAAGTAAATCAAGATCATGGCTGGTTGGCGATGATGATGGGGGCAGTACTTGTATTAGGGTGTAGTGTCATTTATGTTCTTTCACGAAAAATATCACGCCCTATTCAAAATGTTGCCAATGCTGCTGTTCAAGTACGCAAAGGAAATTATGATACTAATTTAAAAGAAGAAGAACCCCGTGAAGAAGAGATTTATGAATTGGTGGAGTCGTTTAAGGCGATGACAAGTCGCTTGAAACAAAGTGATAAAATGCGAGCTGAAATGCTTGCTGGAGTGACCCATGATCTAAAAACCCCCGTAACCTCTATAAGTGGACTTATTCAAGCTGTAAAAGATGATGTGGTAACAGGGGAGGAAAGAAAGGAATTTTTAGATATATCTTTAAAAGAAACACAGCGATTGCAACGAATGATTGAAGATTTGCTGGATTATAATGCAATGTCTTCAGGCTCTTTTAAAATGCAAGTAGAAAAAGAAAATATGAATCAATTTATTCAGGAGATTTCCCATCGTTGGAAGGTTACGCAAGAAGAACAACAGACTGAATTGGTTGTTCATCTTCCAGATGAAGTCTTATTCGGGCGAATTGATTCATTAAGAATGCAGCAAATAATGATTAATTTGTTGAATAATGCTAAACAAGCAATAGAGGGTAAAGGAAGTATTAGCCTGCTTGTATATGAAGCGGACGAAGCTTTAATCGGTATTGATATTCAAGATGATGGAAGAGGGATACCCAAACATGAACAGGACTTTATCTTTGAACCATTTTATCGTGGGGAAAATAAAAAATTGAAAATTCGCGGTTTAGGACTAGGGCTTCCATTTAGCAAAATGCTGGCTAAAGCACAAAATGGTGACCTCGTTTTAAAAGAAAGCAGTGAGCGGGGAACGACTTTCACTTTATATATTGAAAAAGACAGCCAGGCATAA
- the spx gene encoding transcriptional regulator Spx, giving the protein MVTIYTTPSSLACRKAKAWLQKNDIIYTERNLFSQPLSVKEIKAILQKTEGGTDEIISTRSKKFKSLKMDINSIPLNELCELIQQNPDLLRRPIIFDEKNLHAGYNEEEMGRFLPRKARHLQLWQAISQLV; this is encoded by the coding sequence ATGGTTACAATTTATACTACTCCAAGCAGTTTAGCTTGTCGTAAAGCGAAAGCCTGGCTTCAAAAAAACGACATTATTTATACAGAACGCAACTTATTCTCACAACCTCTTTCTGTCAAAGAAATTAAAGCGATTTTACAAAAAACAGAAGGTGGAACAGATGAAATCATCTCGACACGTTCTAAAAAATTTAAGAGCTTAAAAATGGATATCAACAGTATCCCTTTAAATGAGCTGTGTGAATTAATTCAACAAAATCCTGACCTTCTTCGCCGCCCTATTATTTTTGATGAAAAAAACCTACATGCAGGGTACAACGAAGAAGAAATGGGCCGCTTTCTTCCTAGAAAAGCCCGCCACCTTCAATTATGGCAAGCAATCAGTCAATTAGTATAA
- a CDS encoding cold-shock protein, with amino-acid sequence MVQGKVKWFNAEKGFGFIEVEGQDDVFVHFSAIQGEGFKTLEEGQDVTFEIEQGARGPQAANVQK; translated from the coding sequence ATGGTACAAGGTAAAGTAAAATGGTTTAACGCAGAAAAAGGTTTCGGTTTCATCGAAGTTGAAGGTCAAGACGACGTATTCGTACACTTCTCAGCTATCCAAGGTGAAGGTTTCAAAACTCTTGAAGAAGGTCAAGACGTGACTTTCGAAATCGAGCAAGGTGCTCGTGGACCACAAGCTGCTAACGTTCAAAAATAA
- a CDS encoding DUF4083 domain-containing protein, translating to MHFNVGDIIFQVVFLISLIVPIVLIILFITYLTKQRQQTNRIEEKLDQLLKDKNSTK from the coding sequence ATGCACTTTAATGTTGGAGATATTATTTTTCAAGTAGTCTTCCTTATTTCTCTCATAGTACCAATTGTTCTTATTATCCTATTTATTACATATCTTACAAAGCAACGACAGCAAACAAATAGAATCGAAGAAAAGCTGGATCAGCTACTAAAGGACAAGAATAGCACAAAATAA
- a CDS encoding LysM peptidoglycan-binding domain-containing protein, which yields MKKLFGCLIILSLLCISLFPSDGQASSNTLSIGSVKVDKASVFSAPKLGSTRVTVLKKGENFPVISSAVGDSASLIIHKVVRGNTLSGIANKYGVSESALKKENKLTSEKITISQKLKIPQKYQIHTVKSGDALWKVATKYGITISDLKKLNNLRTVNLDVGQKLKIPDYYCQIQLLDGTKGWVKKSLLKQKKQPHIVMGWKHNGTKGNYMKQPNLNVVSPRFYTLTNSGDFVSLSVDTEYVQDAHRQGKQVWPLIGNKFDPVLTDFILGSAANRQKLVSALRDSLVQTNSDGINVDFENIDPKNERDYVLFIEELKKALKPHGMKLSVDVTRANNDPFWSGSLDRKELGKLADYIIMMGYDEHWGGSPTAGSVASLPWVKEGIELLMQEVPSHKIILAVPFYTREWVTDLSTSKVKSYDRTMAEVEQIILSKGLQKVWDKKTSQNYVEYTSNGKRHQIWIEDKKSMKLRLNLIKQHYLGGVAAWYMGAETSDIWDVYHLI from the coding sequence GTGAAAAAATTATTTGGCTGTCTTATTATATTAAGCCTTCTTTGTATAAGTCTATTTCCAAGCGATGGACAAGCATCAAGCAATACTCTTTCCATAGGTTCTGTGAAAGTAGACAAGGCAAGCGTTTTTAGTGCGCCTAAATTAGGTTCTACTAGAGTAACAGTCTTAAAAAAAGGTGAGAATTTTCCTGTTATTTCTTCTGCCGTAGGAGACTCTGCGAGCCTTATTATACATAAGGTAGTACGGGGAAATACATTATCGGGAATAGCGAATAAATATGGAGTTTCAGAAAGTGCGTTAAAGAAAGAAAACAAATTAACATCGGAGAAGATTACTATTAGTCAAAAACTGAAGATTCCACAAAAATATCAGATACATACTGTTAAATCAGGAGATGCATTGTGGAAAGTGGCTACTAAATATGGGATAACGATAAGTGATTTAAAGAAATTAAATAACTTGCGCACCGTTAATCTTGATGTTGGTCAAAAATTGAAGATTCCTGATTATTACTGCCAAATTCAATTGCTTGATGGTACAAAGGGCTGGGTTAAGAAATCCCTTCTTAAACAAAAAAAGCAACCCCATATCGTTATGGGGTGGAAGCATAATGGAACGAAAGGGAACTACATGAAACAACCTAATTTAAATGTAGTATCTCCTCGTTTTTATACATTAACTAATTCAGGGGACTTTGTTTCCCTTTCTGTGGATACAGAGTATGTTCAAGACGCTCATCGCCAAGGGAAACAAGTCTGGCCGCTAATTGGTAATAAATTTGACCCTGTTTTAACTGATTTTATACTAGGTAGTGCAGCAAATCGTCAAAAATTAGTTTCAGCTTTGCGAGATTCACTCGTACAAACTAATAGTGATGGAATAAATGTGGATTTTGAAAATATTGATCCAAAAAATGAGCGGGATTATGTGCTTTTCATAGAAGAACTTAAAAAGGCGCTTAAACCGCATGGAATGAAACTATCTGTGGATGTCACTCGGGCAAATAATGACCCTTTTTGGTCAGGGAGTTTAGATAGGAAAGAACTTGGCAAGCTAGCAGATTATATAATCATGATGGGGTATGATGAGCACTGGGGAGGAAGTCCAACAGCTGGTTCTGTTGCCTCTTTGCCTTGGGTCAAGGAGGGAATAGAGCTTTTAATGCAAGAGGTACCTTCTCATAAGATTATATTGGCTGTGCCATTTTACACGAGGGAATGGGTAACGGATTTATCGACAAGCAAAGTGAAGAGCTATGATCGTACTATGGCTGAGGTTGAGCAAATTATTTTATCTAAAGGACTTCAAAAGGTATGGGATAAAAAGACCTCACAAAATTACGTGGAATATACTTCTAATGGGAAGAGACATCAAATATGGATAGAAGATAAAAAATCGATGAAGCTTCGACTGAACCTGATAAAACAACATTACTTAGGCGGTGTAGCTGCTTGGTATATGGGAGCAGAAACCTCTGACATTTGGGATGTATATCATTTAATTTAA
- a CDS encoding flavodoxin domain-containing protein has translation MRIAIVYHSGSGNTKALAEVIASFLPEAKLFKLGEFDSATLSAYDGLLIGSYTWGDGDLPAKMIPFYKELETADISHLTTAVFGTGETNYHHFCGAVNLLRDMLYTHSSLAVTLKVEQMYQTTDLPRIEKFTTIFKQALQSKMKNTCITKELIS, from the coding sequence ATGAGAATCGCCATCGTCTATCATTCTGGAAGCGGAAATACGAAAGCACTTGCTGAAGTAATCGCTTCTTTTTTACCTGAAGCGAAGCTCTTTAAACTAGGCGAATTCGATTCTGCAACTCTATCTGCCTACGACGGCTTATTGATTGGCTCATACACATGGGGAGATGGTGATTTACCAGCCAAAATGATTCCCTTTTATAAAGAATTAGAAACAGCTGATATCTCTCACCTGACGACGGCTGTGTTCGGAACAGGTGAAACAAATTACCATCACTTTTGCGGCGCTGTCAATTTATTACGTGACATGCTATATACGCATAGCTCTTTAGCCGTTACCTTGAAAGTCGAGCAAATGTATCAAACTACTGATTTACCAAGAATCGAAAAATTCACGACTATTTTCAAGCAAGCTTTACAAAGTAAAATGAAAAATACATGTATTACAAAAGAGCTTATCAGTTAA
- a CDS encoding ribonucleotide-diphosphate reductase subunit beta, with protein MTTHIKKIRMLEPTYPTKATGVFKGEASGFLLWNDIQYEKFYDTYIQLINNFWKPSSVNMIQDKKQWGELDEDIQDVFLDILTMIAGMDSLQTPTLVEFLRYVKDPAVKAILANMAQQESIHNESYSYILASLIPLDKQKQLFDRIKQHPQVIKRNQPIVDAYQTFVDDPTPQHLFEALIHSTNLEGIYFYLAFAFYYNLGRQNLMTGSATMISYIHRDEMVHFDFIGMLIQILMYEYPELNTEENKQFIYDTLQHAVELEKEWSEYMLEDIQAKADLDLEEFYEYIEYIANKRLRMLGLDNLYKDYPDNPMPWIKTFDDESISLTKTDFFEQKSRTYSQVNASNGFDEL; from the coding sequence ATGACAACTCACATTAAAAAAATCCGAATGTTAGAACCAACGTATCCGACAAAGGCAACCGGCGTATTCAAAGGAGAAGCTTCAGGCTTTCTCCTTTGGAATGACATTCAATATGAGAAATTTTATGATACCTACATCCAGCTGATTAATAACTTTTGGAAGCCTTCAAGTGTCAATATGATTCAAGATAAGAAGCAATGGGGCGAGCTCGATGAAGATATTCAAGATGTATTTCTAGATATTTTAACGATGATTGCAGGAATGGATAGTTTACAAACGCCTACATTAGTGGAATTTTTACGCTATGTAAAAGACCCGGCCGTTAAAGCAATCTTAGCGAATATGGCGCAGCAAGAATCGATTCATAATGAGTCTTACTCGTATATTCTTGCTTCGTTAATCCCTTTAGATAAACAAAAACAGCTATTTGATCGAATTAAACAGCACCCACAAGTCATCAAGCGAAACCAGCCAATTGTCGATGCGTATCAAACCTTTGTAGATGACCCTACGCCTCAACATTTATTCGAGGCATTGATTCACTCCACAAACCTTGAGGGCATCTATTTCTATTTAGCGTTTGCCTTCTATTATAACTTAGGCCGCCAAAATCTGATGACAGGCTCAGCGACGATGATTTCTTATATTCACCGTGACGAGATGGTTCACTTTGACTTCATCGGGATGCTGATTCAAATTTTAATGTACGAATACCCTGAACTGAATACAGAAGAAAACAAACAGTTCATTTACGATACACTCCAACATGCTGTCGAACTTGAAAAGGAATGGTCTGAGTATATGTTAGAAGATATTCAAGCAAAAGCCGACCTCGACCTTGAAGAGTTCTATGAATACATCGAATACATTGCCAACAAGCGACTTCGCATGCTTGGACTAGATAATTTATATAAAGACTATCCGGATAACCCAATGCCTTGGATTAAGACATTTGATGATGAATCCATTAGTTTAACAAAGACGGATTTCTTTGAACAAAAATCAAGAACCTACAGCCAAGTGAATGCGAGCAACGGATTTGATGAACTATGA